Within the Salvia hispanica cultivar TCC Black 2014 chromosome 4, UniMelb_Shisp_WGS_1.0, whole genome shotgun sequence genome, the region GATTTTCTTCATAATAATGCACATCTTATCCACCGGGCTATATCTCCGGAGGTAGTTTCTTCAATACAGTATAATACAAATGACTTCCATTCATTGTGTTTGTAGGattgtcatttattttctgttaatttaaaatttcgtCTTTTGAGTTTGTGGAATAGAAGAAGTTATAACCGTCAGTGTATACCAGTACGATTTTTAGAGGCATCTCTTTGATATGCAGTTTTCATTTCTTGGCGCTATATGGAGGCATAgaattgaattttgtgttgtaCCATACACAGTCTAACATGTGCTTCTTTGTCATTTTTGCCTCCTCTATACCTCTGTTTCTGAAATTGGCCAGGAACCTAACTTGTTGCgacttataaattatataattcagTATATATATTCTGATAAAGTAAGGTTCATCTTTTAATGCTTGCTTCCAATTAAATAGCTTGTGATGTAAACATGTCCTACATGTCATGGTTATAAAACACTCTGTAGAAAGTTTTCCATGACGAACtggttgatattttaaatcatttgtGTACTAATTGCCTGTTCACTTGGCATCGGTGCCATCCTGTCTCGGGCGGCTACATTGTGCCTATGGTTAAACTGATGTTCTTTCTCTATGTGGCAGACTATCCTTATTACGTCTAATGGAGCTTGGAAGCTTGGTGGCTTtggtttttccatttcagctGATCAGTCTTCCAGTGATTCTGCTAGTGTGCAAGCATTCCATTACGCTGTGAGTcatcaatttttgttaatttttggCAAATATGGATATTATTTTCAACTCTCTTGTGGATTATGTTTATCTGCTGTGTTCTATGCACTCTCTAGATATATTATATGCAGTATTTTGTGCTTTTAGTTGGCTTGTATTCCaccatttttataatattcttgtcttatgaaagaatatttatatatgaggATCTACTTCTAGTAGTTACTTGGTGATATTGCCCATAAAACAagtaaaagaattaaaaaataaatatggctTTACAGCATTCTCAATCTCTTAATTGTAGCTATCCTAGCAAAAAACTCCATGAATGCAATTATTATATATCTGCAGTTCTGCACTGCCAGGGTTCCACCTCCATGATGCCTTTTGTTGATAATACTCTCATAGGAATTAAAACTTTGTTCGACATCAGGCATTGTTTTATTGTTGGAGTAATTTAGAAGGCATAAACTGAGAATCTACCCTGATCCATTTTCTTAGAGTATTCTCTATATTGTTGTCCACTTGACCCAGTTTTTCGTATTGCAATTGCTAGTGCTCTTCTACTAATATTTGCTTCCTTTTGTTTTGAGGACTGTCTGGATTATTGCGAGTTTGAATCATGCATTACTGAATTCTTAACTGGCTTTGCTAACAGGAATACGATGTAGAAGATTCTATACTGCCCTTGCAGCCATCAATAAACTACACTGCCCCCGAACTGGTACGGAGTAAAACAGCTTCGGTTGGGACTGCTGCTGATATTTTCAGTTTTGCATGCCTTGCCTACCACTTGGTGGCTCGGAAACCGTTATTTGATTGTAACAACAATGTGAAGATGGTAAGTTTTACTATCTTTGAACTTTGGCAATGCTGCATTGCTGATTGTTTGTTATGAGCTTTGACATCAGGAAATAGATGCTCCTTTTTAAGTTTTGATGTTTTCCTGCTAATATCATGTGCTTTTATTTACATCTCATTCTGCACATCTTCTGATTTTGATATAAAACCTTTATTAAGGAATAAGAAAATATCTGCCTCTATACGTAACTTGGTCAGGACTGAGTATATCATCTCTACTATGTTAAGCATGTAGTTATATATTCTGGTTTTCTAGGATGCTGCACTGCCTCTCCTGGCCACTTATAtatcaagaaatgaaattaggGATGCTGTGTTTTTGTCTTTGTCTTTGTAAGTTTTATAGGTTTTTCCAGACATTTTGGGGGTTTTCCACAAGCATGTGCTTGTTTagagaataatttttcttgGCTGGTTGCTTTTTGGCAGTACATGAATAGTTTAACGTACCTGACAAATGAGGCATTTACAAAAATTCCGAGGGAGCTAGTCCCAGATTTGCAGAGAATGCTCTCAACAAATGAGGCTTCAAGGCCAACTGCATTGGATTTCACAGGTTAGGATTTACTCTGTTTGGTTATAGTTGTTTAGTATATCAACAAAATCTCTGATGGTGAATGTTAAGGTGCTagatatcattttttatttgttgtttcaGGGCATGCTGACAGTACAGTGTATGTAAAAATTTCATGCATtacttgatttgttttatcaaATATCCCGTTCTTATTTGCAATTGCAGGTTCATCTTTTTTTCGTGAGGATACAAGGTTGCGTGCTCTTCGCTTTTTGGATCACTTGCTTGTATGTAATCCATTATTTACCTCAGCTTGGACTTGGTATTAAAAGTTACATAGTAgaagttttttaatttggaattttctcTGACTACTTCCAGGAGAGAGATAACATGCAGAAAACTGAATTTCTTAAAGCTTTATCCGATATGTGGAAAGATTTCGACCCCCGTGTTTTGCGGTACAaggtttgaatattttatttccttcaaTTCTAttcaatttggaaaaaaatctGTTATTGTATGTTGATATAGATCAAGTAGATATAGATCAAGTAATGCATTATACTTCATAGAGAATCAGATGTTGActaatttaagtttttttaacCTTAAATTTACACTTCATTATAAGTCATGGTATCTGTCTTATGGTTTCTTTAACATGATGTCAGAAGTAAGCTCTGTCTTCCTTTTAATATGGGTGTACttagtttttcaaaatgttttttgtttggacaagttaaaaaaatttatccttGGATTGCATTCTGTACACAGGTTCTCCCCCCACTTTGTGCTGAACTCCGAAATTTGGTGATGCAACCTATGATTCTGCCTATGGTTCTGACAATAGCGGAGTCACAGGTACAGtattaattcatcattttattCTGAAGCCTTTGGCATGATTTATTTCTGTTTTGGaattagatttgatttttccTTTGCATGATGAATTTGTGACTTGAATAATCATTTAGCATCAGGCTCGAGACTATAGGCTTATGttgtaaaatttattgtaGGACAAAAATGACTTTGAGCAATCAACTCTACCAGCTCTTGTACCTGTCTTTAGTGCAGCTGCTGGTGAGACATTATTGCTGCTTGTCAAGCATGCTGAGCTTATTATCCACAAGGTAGCAAATATCTACTAAACTACCATTTATGCACCACATCACTATTATCGAATCTTTTTGCTTATACCCtgaaagataaatttattactaatttCTTCTTTACACCTGGCAGGCTAGTCAGGAGCACCTTGTTTCACATATTCTTCCGATGCTTGTTCGAGCTTATGATGATACGGATGCTCGCTTGCAAGAGGAAGTTCTCAAAAAGACTGTTTCACTTGCAAAACAACTAGATGTTCAGGTAATTGATTTCTGGAAGTGCTCTTTGTTTCAGTTGCTTTTCCCAATGGAACTATTCACAatttttatctcttcatttctttttccatCTTGCAGCTGGTGACGAAAGCTATCCTGCCCCGTGTTCATGGTTTGGCCCTCAGAACAACTGTTGCAGCGGTATGTGATGTCGGTGAATGTTTTGTATTCCAACTACAGGAAATTTTAGCTTGTTAGACTCTACTGGACACAGATTCATaagtttttattcaaattgcAGGTGAGAGTGAATGCCCTCTTATGTTTAAGTGACATGGTTCAGTTACTAGATAAGAATGCTGTTTTAGAAATCTTGCAAACTATTCAACGATGCACAGCTGTTGATCATTCTGCTCCAACGCTTATGTGTACCCTTGGGGTTGCAAATGCAATTTTGAAGCAGGTCTGTGTTTTTCACTGTCTTGGTGGATCTTGAATGAATTTATCAATACAGTACTCTTAATCTTACCTCCGTAAATTTACTTCTTTGTACCAGTATGGAGTTGAATTCGCAGCGGTGCATGTTCTTCCACTACTAATACCTCTTCTCACCACCCAACAATTGAATGTACAGCAGTTTGCTAAGTATATGCTTTTCATCAAGGATGTATTAAGGTAAGATTGCCATCTTTTGTGTAGCTATGCTCACCTTCGAAGTTTCCTTGTCTTTGTCTTCAGTTAACACCACTGCTGGTTAACTTGCTACTATGCAACTATGCAGCTAATTATACTCGACTTTCCTCCTGTCTCTTTATAGGAGAATAGAAGAAAAACGAGGAGTAACCTTAACACAGTCTGGACAGGCGGAACCAAAACAATCACCTACAGTTGAAGGACTGCTATCAGGACAAACGAATAAACCTGTCTCTAGTGCTCCATCTAATACAAAGCGCAGTTCAGCATGGGATGAAGACTGGATACCGAATAGGGGAGCTGCAACTGCCCCGCAGTCGTCATCTGCAGCATCAGCTGCCCAGTCTGCAGTACCGAATCAGCCTCCGCAGAGCAACTTATCCTTGAAATCATCTGCTCCTTCCACTCAGCAACCAACATCTTCATGCCCTCCAGTTGATGTTGAATGGCCTCCCAAAAATTCATCAAACGCTGCAGCTCAATTTGGTGGCTTGGACATTCTAAACGGAAACAAAGGCACCTCAGATTCGAACTTGGATGATATAGATCCTTTTGCTAACTGGCCACCGCGGCCTAGTGGCACCACAAATAATCCCGGCTCCATGAACAATGGCTCCACGACATCATCAGTGAATAAATATGGGCTCAACAGCAGTTCAACATCTGCCAATGGTTCGAACACTCAATCCCCATCTTGGGCATTCAGCATGCCGACCCAGAATCAAGGAATCACTTCATCACCAAGCATTGGAAGTAGCAATGGTGGACTGAGTTCACAATACACTCTTGGGCAGGTGAAGCAAAACCACGGCGTTTTAGGTTCTTCCAGTCAGAAGGCAGCAAATTTGGATTCAATATTTGCTTCCAACAAGAATGAGCATACTGCACTAAGGCTCGCTCCACCTCCTGCAACTGCTGTTGGCAGAGGGCGAGGTAGGGGAAGTCGAGGGCAAACTGGCCAAACGAAGTCTAAAACCGATCAACCCCCTCTATTGGACTTGCTGTAATCTATACATACAACCACGCCTGCTCTGTCTCTGTAGTTGGTGTTCAAGGTTCAGATCCTTCGTCATTGTCTGCCGCGGCTTGAAGAGTTCCCTCTTTTTTGTGCTTGATGCGTATTTTCCTCGAAATGGTGAGGTTTTTGTTGTTCAATAGCATGTAACCGAGTTTGTAGCATAGTGTGGTATAGACACCTTTCTAGaaagttcttttttttcttttttccttggGGGTGGaatgaaattcatttatcgttgataattctttttattcttaGAAACTGGCAACTCCCATTAATGGggactataaaaaaataagttgaggTCATATTGTTGTTGTGTATATGTGTGGATCACTTTTGGAAActgtcaaattttgatttactCTACTATTGaaacaatattaattagtgatttgatgatttttttttgcttaaaaCTCTTTAGTTCAGTATGTATGTATTGTACTCAACTCAAATCTTTAATGTTATTAACTCAAATCtttaatgttattattataGGCTCTtgtctataaaaatataaaaggagagttttGAGGATATTCACGtaaatactattttaattaaaagctatttattgattaaaattattattagttagTGAGAAGTTATTTAAAGTTAATATGGAGTTAATGGGTGGTTATATCAATCATTATTAtctataataatttatgtatactTACTACTCAGATCCGAAGAAGCCCGCAGGTGGCCATGTTTTGGCTCATGAAGCCACCATAAGATTGATGATCAGGAAAGGCAAAGGCGAGCAATATGTCTGCAAGGTGTTTGATGCCCCGAATCTTCCTGAGGCTGAAGCAATATCCTTTCTCTGCTTctacatttaataaatttccATTTCTAATCTCATATATTTGAATTCCGATTTAGAACAATGTGGGTTTTCTTAACAGAAACAAGTTTATATCTCCAGGTGTAATTGCAGCTGCTAAGGATTGAGGCAAATACCGTATCtttatgttttattgatatttgattaGTTTCTATACTATGAAACATAAATGCTTTATTCAAACTTAATATGCTTTTGGTTAGGCTTCAGAGAGCAAACGAGGTACGGAGGCGAAGATACGACAATTTGGCGACAACTAACGAGATTTTTTCCAAGGGCCGAGAGTGAGAAGTGAAGGAGCATCACAATACTTCTGTTTACAAATTGGAAGGAGAAGAGAGATATGATGAGACTTGAACATGAGCCGCCGCAGAGTATGAAGTATGAAccctattttcaatttttattgtattgttcAGAATGAGTTAAAATTGAGTGATTATAGGGCCAtcttttgtataattatttatgcttctaaaattaatattgtaacTAGTCTACCGAGTCTGTTTTGCTCTCTCCATCCcccctctttctcttttaatttatttactgttaagtttaattttatttcagcattttcttttttattttccaatatagcaattttattttaataatttatttatttatt harbors:
- the LOC125220488 gene encoding SCY1-like protein 2 A, whose product is MSLNMKTLTQAFAKASAVIEKTVQTTVQEVTGLPRAMQEYDLLDQIGSAGPGLAWKLYSAKSRDGHAPAVYPTVCVWVLDKKALSEARQRAGLSKAAEDSFLDVIRADAARLVRLRHPGVVHVVQALDESKSTMAMVTEPLFASAANALGNVENIATVPKELKGMEMGILEIKHGLLQIAETLDFLHNNAHLIHRAISPETILITSNGAWKLGGFGFSISADQSSSDSASVQAFHYAEYDVEDSILPLQPSINYTAPELVRSKTASVGTAADIFSFACLAYHLVARKPLFDCNNNVKMYMNSLTYLTNEAFTKIPRELVPDLQRMLSTNEASRPTALDFTGSSFFREDTRLRALRFLDHLLERDNMQKTEFLKALSDMWKDFDPRVLRYKVLPPLCAELRNLVMQPMILPMVLTIAESQDKNDFEQSTLPALVPVFSAAAGETLLLLVKHAELIIHKASQEHLVSHILPMLVRAYDDTDARLQEEVLKKTVSLAKQLDVQLVTKAILPRVHGLALRTTVAAVRVNALLCLSDMVQLLDKNAVLEILQTIQRCTAVDHSAPTLMCTLGVANAILKQYGVEFAAVHVLPLLIPLLTTQQLNVQQFAKYMLFIKDVLRRIEEKRGVTLTQSGQAEPKQSPTVEGLLSGQTNKPVSSAPSNTKRSSAWDEDWIPNRGAATAPQSSSAASAAQSAVPNQPPQSNLSLKSSAPSTQQPTSSCPPVDVEWPPKNSSNAAAQFGGLDILNGNKGTSDSNLDDIDPFANWPPRPSGTTNNPGSMNNGSTTSSVNKYGLNSSSTSANGSNTQSPSWAFSMPTQNQGITSSPSIGSSNGGLSSQYTLGQVKQNHGVLGSSSQKAANLDSIFASNKNEHTALRLAPPPATAVGRGRGRGSRGQTGQTKSKTDQPPLLDLL